A window of Oncorhynchus keta strain PuntledgeMale-10-30-2019 unplaced genomic scaffold, Oket_V2 Un_contig_6922_pilon_pilon, whole genome shotgun sequence genomic DNA:
ccatagtggcaaaataattacaatttagcaattaaacactggaatgatagatgtgcagaagatgaatgtgcaagtagagacactggggtgcaaaggagaaagttggaattggctttggggatgactagtgaaatatacctgttggAGCGCCTTCTACGGGTGGGAgtttctatggtgaccagtgaaatatacctgctggagcgcgtgctgctatggtgaccagtgaaatatacctgctggagcgcgtgctgctatggtgaccagtgaaatatacctgctggagcgcgtgctacaggtgggagtttctatggtgaccagtgaaatatacctgctggagcgcgtgctacaggtgggagtttctatggtgaccagtgaaatatacctgctggagcgcgtgctacaggtgggagtttctatggtgaccagtgaaatatacctgctggagcgcgtgctacaggtgggagtttctatggtgaccagtgaaatatacctgctggagcgcgtgctacaggtgggagtttctatggtgaccagtgaaatatacctgctggagcgcgtgctacaggtgggagtttctatggtgaccagtgaaatatacctgctggagcgcgtgctacaggtgggagtttctatggtgaccagtgaaatatacctgctggagcgcgtgctacaggtgggagtttctatggtgaccagtgaaatatacctgctggagcgcgtgctacaggtgggagtttctatggtgaccagtgaaatatacctgctggagcgcgtgctacaggtgggagtttctatggtgaccagtgaaatatacctgctggagcgcgtgctacaggtgggagtttctatggtgaccagtgaaatatacctgctggagcgcgtgctacaggtgggagtttctatgatgaccagtgaaatatacctgctggagcgcgtgctacaggtgggagtttctatgatgaccagtgaaatatacctgctggagcgcgtgctgcaggtgggtgctactatggtgaccagtgagctgagataaggtggtgCTTCACCTAGCAAAGACTTTTAGATGACTTGGTTTGgtaacgaatatgaagcgagggtcagccaacgagagcatacaggtcgcagtggtgggtagtatatggggctttggtgacaacggatggcactgtgatccaatttgctgagtagagtgttggctattttgtaaatgacatctccgaagtcgagaatcggtaggatagtcagttttatgagggtatgtttggcagcatgagtcaaggatgctttgttgcgaaatcggaagctgattctagatttaattttggattagagatgcttaatgtgagtctggaaggagagtttacactctaaccagacacctaggtatttgtagttgtccacatattctaagtcagaaccgttcagagtagtgatgctgaacGGGCGGGCagtgattggttgaagagcatgcatttagttttacttgcatttaagagcagttagaggtcacagaaggagagttgtatggcattgaagctcgcctggaggttagataacacagtgtccaaagaagggccagaagtgtatcagagaatcaccatgatctctgagtgttggagtgggcccctggctatctgtaatgatgtctgagtgttggactgggcccctgtctatctgtaatgatgtctgagtgttggagtgggcccctggctatctgtaatgatgtctgagtgttggagtgggcccctggctatctgtaatgatgtctgagtgttggagtgggcccctggctatctgtaatgatgtctgagtgttggagtgggcccctggctatctgtaatgatgtctgagtgttggagtgggcccctggctatctgtaatgatgtctgagtgttggagtgggcccctgtctatctgtaatgatgtctgagtgttggagtgggcccctgtctatctgtaatgatctctgagtgttggagtgggcccctgtctatctgtaatgatctctgagtgttggggtgggcccctgtctatctgtaatgatctctgagtgttggggtgggcccctgtctatctgtaatgatgtctgagtgttggggtgggcccctgtctatctgtaatgatctctgagtgttggagtgggcccctgtctatctgtaatgatgtctgagtgttggagtgggcccctgtctatctgtaatgatctctgagtgttggagtgggcccctgtctatctgtaatgatctctgagtgttggggtgggcccctgtctatctgtaatgatgtctgagtgttggggtgggcccctgtctatctgtaatgatctctgagtgttggagtgggcccctgtctatctgtaatgatctCTGAGTGTTGGGGTGGGCCCcggtctatctgtaatgatgtctgagtgttggagtgggcccctggctatctgtaatgatgtctgagtgttggagtgggcccctggctatctgtaatgatctctgagtgttggagtgggccctgtctatctgtaatgatctctgagtgttggggtggcccctgtctatctgtaatgatgtctgaggtgttggggtgggcccctgtctatctgtaatgatctctgagtgttggagtgggcccctgtctatctgtaatgatctctgagtgttggggtgggcccctgtctatctgtaatgatctctgagtgttggagggcccctgtctatctgtaatgatgtctgagtgttggaggggccctgtctatctgtaatgatgtctgagtgttggagtgggcccctgtctatctgtaatgatgtctgagtgttggagtgggcccctgtctatctgtaatgatgtctgagtgttggagtgggcccctgtctatctgtaatgatctctgagtgttggactgggcccctgtctatctgtaatgatctctgagtgttggagtgggcccctgtctatctgtaatgatgtctgagtgttggagtgggcccccgtctatctgtaatgatctctgagtgttggactgggcccctgtctatctgtaatgatctctgcgtgttggagtgggcccctgtctatctgtaatgatctctgagtgttggagtgggcacctgtctatctgtaatgatctctgagtgttggagtgggcccctgtctatctgtaatgatctctgagtgttggagtgggcccctgtctatctgtaatgatctctgagtgttggagtgggcccctgtctatctgtaaattataaAATGTTGCCGTCTGCTTTATTTAAGTAATTCTAAATTATTTATGCTTTCACTTTATTGACATTTTAtcagatgttcttatccagagtgactgtcAGTTGTGTAGTAGCATTATCATACTGGTCCCCCGCGTTTATAGAACCCACAACCATggcggtgccatgctctaccaactgaaccctggcggtgccatgctctaccaactgaaccctggcggtgccatgctctaccaactgaaccctggcggtgccatgctctaccaactgagccctggcggtgccatgctctaccaactgaaccctggcagtgccatgctctaccaactgaaccctggcggtgccatgctctaccaactgaaccctggcagtgccatgctctaccaactgagccctggcggtgccatgctctaccaactgagccctggcggtgccatgctctaccaactgagccctggcggtgccatgctctaccaactgagccctggcggtgccatgctctaccaactgaaccctggcggtgccatgctctaccaactgaaccctggcggtgccatgctctaccaactgagccctggcggtgccatgctctaccaactgaaccctggcggtgccatgctctaccaactgagccctggcggtgccatgctctaccaactgagccctggcggtgccatgctctaccaactgagccctggcggtgccatgctctaccaactgagccctggcggtgccatgctctaccaactgaaccctggcggtgccatgctctaccaactgaaccctggcggtgccatgctctaccaactgaacccaagatgccatgctctaccaactgaacccaaagtgccatgctctaccaactgaacccaaagtgccatgctctaccaactgaaccatggcggtgccatgctctaccaactgaacccaagatgccatgctctaccaactggacccaagatgccatgctctaccaactgaacccaaagtgccatgctctaccaactgaacccaagatgccatgctctaccaactgaaccctggcggtgccatgctctaccaactgaacccaagatgccatgctctaccaactggacccaagatgccatgctctaccaactgaacccaaagtgccatgctctaccaactgaacccaagatgccatgctctaccaactgaaccctggcgtgccatgctctaccaactgaaccctggcggtgccatgctctactaactgaaccctggcggtgccatgctctaccaactgaaccctggcgtgccatgctctaccaactgaaccctggcggtgccatgctctaccaactgaaccctggcggtgccatgctctaccaactgaacccaaagtgccatgctctaccaactgaacccaaagtgccctgctctaccaactgaaccctggcggtgccatgcgctaccaactgaacccaagatgccatgctctaccaacggaTTCACAGGGGACACtgtgatacttaagtatattttagcaattacatttgctTTTGATACTTACGTATATTTCAAAGCAAAttcttttagacttttactcaagtaagtTTTAACTGGGTGACTTtgacttcagtcattttctattaagctaTCTTTTCTTTAACACAAGTATGACATTTTGGttatttttccaccactgctatctagtagggttaatgaacagtactacactacatgaccgaaagtatgtggacacctgctcatctcattcaaaaatcatgggtattaacaTGGAGacggtccccctttgctgctataacagcctccactattctattcctatctgtctttaatctgagcctagaggaacgtttttgtcctcaggcctggagggaagccaaagtcatttcGCTACCCGATagtggttctaacagcagacctatcagcttgctgccagctcttagcaaacggTTGGAAAAAACAGTGTTTGTATCAAGGCACAAGGTGAGATCCAGatacagacacaggaggcagatggttggagtcttaccaTGTTTATTCATCCAAAAAGGGGgttaggcaagagaatggtcgtgttGAAGGCTGAAGGTCAAAACCAGAGTCCAATAGGCACTGAAAAGCAgattcaaggtcagggcaggtgggaaagtagtccagagtcaggcaggAACCAAAACCAGGAAGACTATCAAAAGGAGAATAGAAAAGGAGTATGGGGAAAAAACACgttggttgacttgactaacatACAAGATGAAGGGTTAagtacactggtacagagagacaggaaacacagggataaatacactggtacagagagacaggaaacacagggataaatacactggtacagagagacaggaaacacagggataaatacactggcacagagagacaggaaacacagggataaagacactggtacagagagacaggaaacaggataaAGGCGAGACACTGGggagcgacacctggaggggtggagacaataacgaggacaggtgaaactgatcagggtgaCAGTACCCCTCCCTCTAGGGACACTACCTGGTTGCCCGGGTGCCGGCGGAAGTCTGCGATGAGGGCTGGATCCAGGATGTCTCTAGtgggaacccagcacctctctcccctccaggccGTAACCCCAGTCAACGAGTTACTGGAATAACCCCTGCCCCGTGGTTGAACACCCAGGAGACTTGGTGAAACATGAGATATTAcggtttttaatgtcccgttggtaggatatacgtgcttgtaGTTTTCCACTTTATTATCCAGTGATTGTATGTTGGCCAACAGTACCGATgacaaaggcagattagccactcgttgcCAGCAATTTATCAGGCATTCCAATCTCCTTCCgcaatatctctgtctcttttcctgcGAATTATTGGGAGgagaaatattattattattattattattattattatatataaatatataaaacctGTCGGGTGTCTGGATTAAATCCCTCTCGTCCGACTCGTTAAGAAAAATTCTTCGTCCAtttcaaggtgagtaatcgcagtcctgatgtccagaagctcttttcggtcataagacggTAGCAGCgacattatgtacacaataagttacaaacaacgtgaaaaaacaaacacaatagcacagttggttagaaCCCCACAAAACTGCAGCCATCTCTCTGGCTCCATCTTCAGTGTTTAATGTAGGCTACAGTGTGCCTTTAAAAATACTGTTTTTTTCTTCagatttatttataaagcccttcgtacatcagctgatatctcaaagtgctgtacagaaacccagcctaaaacccacaaaccgcaagcaatgcagatgtagaagcacagtggctaggaaaatctacctagaaaggccaaaacctaaaaAGTCTTTAGagattgaaaacagcaggtttgggacaggtagcacgtccagaaTAGGTCATTCCATAGCTgcagcagaacagttgaaactgaagcagcagcacaaccaggtggactgtaTCAGCATGAGTCATCaggggccaggtagtcctggggcatggtcctaggactcaggtcctgagagagagaaagagagaaagaattaGGAGGGAGCATGCTTAAATTCagacaggacactggataagacaggagaagtactccagatattttatt
This region includes:
- the LOC127926124 gene encoding uncharacterized protein LOC127926124, with amino-acid sequence MVTSEIYLLERVLQVGVSMVTSEIYLLERVLQVGVSMVTSEIYLLERVLQVGVSMVTSEIYLLERVLQVGVSMVTSEIYLLERVLQVGVSMVTSEIYLLERVLQVGVSMVTSEIYLLERVLQVGVSMVTSEIYLLERVLQVGVSMVTSEIYLLERVLQVGVSMVTSEIYLLERVLQVGVSMVTSEIYLLERVLQVGVSMVTSEIYLLERVLQVGVSMMTSEIYLLERVLQVGVSMMTSEIYLLERVLQVGATMVTSELR